TCCACAACCTGAGCTCGACCTACGGCATCAAGACCGACCTGGTGGCGGGCCCCGCCACAGACAACCGCGTGGGTGAGCGCTTCGTGGCCACCCTGGGCCTGCCCGCCCGCAACGCCCGCGCCGACGCCGAAGCCCTCGGCAAGTTCGTGCTCAACCTCCTCGAGCCCAGGCTCGCGTCCAAGGTCTAAGGATTTTGGTCCACAGATTCCACGGGTGTCACAGATTCAAAAGCTTCCGTTTTTCATCTGTGTGAATCTGTGAAATCTGTGGATGACCTTCTATTTGTGAGCCCAAATGAAATCTGTGGATGTCTTGATCCTGGGCGCTTCCGGCTACGGCGGCGGTGAACTGCTGCGGTGGCTCTCCAACCATCCGGCGATAAATTCCATTCGTGGCACGGCCCGCAGCCACGCGGGAAAGCCCTTTCATGCCCAGCACCCGAACTTGCGCGGGCTGATCGAAGGCACCTTCGAGGCAGCACCGGACTGGGTAGCCCTCAGTCAGAGTGAAGCCCCCGTGGTGTTTTCCGCACTGCCCCATGGCGAACTGGGCAAGCTGCGGCCCGAGTTCGAGGCCGCTTGGCAAGCGCATGGCTTGATCGACCGCCTCACCATCATCGATCTCTCTGCGGACTTCCGCCTGGATCCCACCTGGGTGTATGGCCTGGTGGACTGGAAGCCCGAGCGCATGAAGGGCGCCCGGCGCATCGCCAATCCGGGCTGCTTCGCCACGGCGCTGCAACTGGCGCTGCTGCCCCTGGCGGAATGGAAGCCCGCCTTCGTGGCCGTCACCGCGGCCACGGGATCTTCGGGCTCAGGTGCGGCGCCCTTGGACACCGCCCACCATCCCACCCGAGCCAATGATTTCCGAGCCTACAAGATGCTCAGCCACCAACACGAGGCCGAGGTGCTGCGCACCCTCGCCACGGCGGGCTGGGAGGCGCCGCTCAGTTTCGTGCCGCAGAGCGCGCCCATGGTGCGGGGCATCTTTGCCACACTCCAATTCCCGCTTCCTGCGGGAATTGGAGAAGAGGCTCTTCGAGCTCATTTTGAGGCCTTCTACCGCGACCGCTTCTTCGTGCGGATGGTCGAGGGGTCGCCCCGGGTGGCAGCCACCACGGGCAGCGCCTTCGCCGATCTCAGCGTGGTGGCCCGCCAGGGTCATGGGGCCGTGCTGGTGGCCCTGGACAACCTGGGCAAGGGCATGGCGGCCCAGGCGGTTCAGAACCTGAACCTGGCCCTGGGCCTGCCCGAATGGACCGGCCTGAAGAACGCGGGCGGCTACCCCGCGTAACTTCATGAGTGACCCGTTCGTCTGTTAATAGACAACCCTCCGGGCTGTGGGATGATGATTACCCCTTCCCGGAGAATCTATGAATCCTTCCCTTCTCACCCGCGAGGCCCTGGGCCAGTTCGCCGCTGAGAGCCGCGCGGCTTTTGAGGCCGAGCTGAAAACCCTGGTGGAGATTCCCTCCATCAGTGCGGACCCGGCCCGGCAGGGCGATGTGCGGCGCTGCGCCGAGGCGGCGCGGGCCCTGTTTGAGCGGCATGGTGGCAAGGCCGAAATCCTGGAGACCAGCGGCAATCCCCTCATCCACGGCTGGTTCGGCGAAGACCCCAGCGTCTCCACCATCACCGTGTACAACCACATGGACGTGCAGCCCGCCAACGAGCCCGAGTGGACGGCAGAGCCTTTCACCTTCGTGGTGGATGGCGACACCTACCGCGGCCGCGGCAGCACGGACGACAAGGGCCCAGCCGTGACGGCCTTCTTCGGCGCCCTGGCCGCGCGCCGGGCGGGCGTGCCCCTCAACATCCACTTCCTGTGGGAACTGGAGGAGGAGATCGGCAGCCCCAGCTTCGAGGGCGGCCTCACCCGCCACCGCGAGCGCTTCAACACCGATGCCATCGTGGTGAGCGACACCGTGTGGATCACCCGCGGCAAGCCCAGCACGCCCGCGGGCCTGCGCGGCCTCAAGGGCTTCCGCCTCACGCTGGAGACCGCCGACCACGACCTGCACAGCGGCGTGGTGGGAGGCGCGGCGCGCAACCCTCTCGCCGAGCTCATCAAGGTCGTGGCCACCATGATGGATGGCGAAACCGGCAAGGTAAAGATTCCCGGCTTCTACGATGACGTGGTGAAGCCCTCCAAGAAGGAACTGGAAGAGTGGGCCAACGCGGGCTTCAGCGTGGAGACCTTCAAGAAGGACCACATGATCACCGGCATGCGCACCGAGGATCCGCTCAAGGTCATGAAGCGCGTGTGGGGTCGCCCCACCATGGAAGTGCATGGCGTCGTCGGCGGCTACACGGGCCCCGGCATCAAGAGCGCTGTGCCGCCCCGCGCCGAAGTGAAGATGAGCTGCCGCCTGGTGCCCGACATGGATGAACACAAGACCATTCAACTCATCCGCAGCTTCGTGAATGAGAACTTCCCCGATGTTCAGTTCCACGAGGAGCACGGCCTCGCGCCCTTCAAGGGCCACGTCACCGGCCCCTACGCCGAGGCCATCAAGGACGCCTACAAGTTCGCCTTCAACGCGCCCTGCTCTTTCACCCGCGAGGGCGGCAGCATTGGCGCCGTGAAGACCATGGAGGATGTCCTCGGCTGCGAAGTGTTCTTCCTGGGCCTCAGCCTGCCCAGCCACGGTTACCACGCCCCCAACGAGAACTACGACTGGGAGCAGGCCTCCGGCGGCATCGCCGCCTTCGCCCACTACTTCCAGACCGTGAGTGGCTTCAAGAGCTGAAGCGGATCCTTGCGCAGAAACGCCGGCCTCTGGCCGGCGTTTCTGCGCAAAAAGGATAGGGGCTACTTTTTCAGCAGCGCCTTGATCTCGGCCAGATCCCGCTTCAGAGTGGCATTCTCCTCCTGCAGCGCCTTGAGCCGCCGTGCCAGCTCCTGGGTGGCGCTGATGTTCAGCGTGCTGAGCGCCTCGTAGTCCACCACCCGGAAATCCTTCACCTGAACGCCGTAGACAAAAACCTTCTCCTCCTCGC
This sequence is a window from Geothrix sp. PMB-07. Protein-coding genes within it:
- the argC gene encoding N-acetyl-gamma-glutamyl-phosphate reductase, with the translated sequence MKSVDVLILGASGYGGGELLRWLSNHPAINSIRGTARSHAGKPFHAQHPNLRGLIEGTFEAAPDWVALSQSEAPVVFSALPHGELGKLRPEFEAAWQAHGLIDRLTIIDLSADFRLDPTWVYGLVDWKPERMKGARRIANPGCFATALQLALLPLAEWKPAFVAVTAATGSSGSGAAPLDTAHHPTRANDFRAYKMLSHQHEAEVLRTLATAGWEAPLSFVPQSAPMVRGIFATLQFPLPAGIGEEALRAHFEAFYRDRFFVRMVEGSPRVAATTGSAFADLSVVARQGHGAVLVALDNLGKGMAAQAVQNLNLALGLPEWTGLKNAGGYPA
- a CDS encoding M20/M25/M40 family metallo-hydrolase; its protein translation is MNPSLLTREALGQFAAESRAAFEAELKTLVEIPSISADPARQGDVRRCAEAARALFERHGGKAEILETSGNPLIHGWFGEDPSVSTITVYNHMDVQPANEPEWTAEPFTFVVDGDTYRGRGSTDDKGPAVTAFFGALAARRAGVPLNIHFLWELEEEIGSPSFEGGLTRHRERFNTDAIVVSDTVWITRGKPSTPAGLRGLKGFRLTLETADHDLHSGVVGGAARNPLAELIKVVATMMDGETGKVKIPGFYDDVVKPSKKELEEWANAGFSVETFKKDHMITGMRTEDPLKVMKRVWGRPTMEVHGVVGGYTGPGIKSAVPPRAEVKMSCRLVPDMDEHKTIQLIRSFVNENFPDVQFHEEHGLAPFKGHVTGPYAEAIKDAYKFAFNAPCSFTREGGSIGAVKTMEDVLGCEVFFLGLSLPSHGYHAPNENYDWEQASGGIAAFAHYFQTVSGFKS